The DNA window GGGAATCGGCTCACCGGCGATTTGCCCAGTGAGCTCTTCGTGCTGGGGAATCTGACATTCTTGGACCTCTCCGACAACAAGCTCGCCGGGGAGATCCCTCCTTCCATCGGCAATCTGGCCGCTCTGCAGAGTTTAAATTTGAGCGGCAACTCCTTCTCCGGCCGCATTCCGTCCAACATTGGCAACCTGCTGAACCTGAGAGTTCTTGACCTCTCTGGTCAGAAGAACCTCTCGGGCAATCTCCCGGCAGAGCTCTTCGGTTTGCCACAGCTGCAGTATGTGTCGCTCGCCGGAAACTCTTTCTCCGGTGATGTTCCGGAGGGGTTCAGCAGCCTGTGGAGTCTGCGCCACCTCAACCTCTCGGTGAACTCATTCACAGGCTCAATGCCGGCTACCTATGGATACTTGCCATCACTCCAGGTGCTCTCGGCCTCCCACAACCGAATCTGCGGTGAGCTGCCTGTGGAGCTCGCCAACTGTTCCAACCTCACCGTGCTTGATCTCAGGAGCAACCAGTTGACTGGCCCAATCCCCGGTGATTTTGCGCGCCTCGGCGAATTGGAGGAGCTTGACCTGAGCCACAACCAGCTGTCCCGCAAGATACCTCCAGAGATTTCAAACTGCTCATCGCTTGTCACTCTCAAGCTTGATGACAATCATCTTGGTGGCGAGATACCGGCCTCTCTCTCCAACCTGTCGAAGCTGCAGACACTTGACCTGTCGTCCAACAATCTTACCGGCAGCATCCCTGCTTCATTGGCTCAAATTCCAGGCATGCTATCACTCAATGTGTCACACAATGAGCTCAGCGGAGAGATACCGGCAATGCTTGGCTCCCGCTTTGGCACCTCGTCAGTGTTTGCTTCCAACCCGAACCTGTGCGGTCCGCCATTGGAGAACGAATGCAGTGCGTACCGGCAGCATCGGAGGCGGCAGAGGCTGCAGCGCCTCGCTCTGCTGATTGGTGTGGTGGCTGCTACCGTGCTGCTGCTTGTGctgttctgctgctgctgtgtgtACAGCTTGCTGCGGTGGAGGCGCCGGTTCATTGAGAAGCGAGATGGTGTCAAGAAGAGGCGGCGCAGCCCGGGACGGGGCAGCGGGTCGAGCGGCACAAGCACAGACAGTGTCAGCCAGCCGAAGCTGATCATGTTCAATTCCCGGATCACCTATGCTGACACGGTGGAGGCGACGAGGCAGTTCGATGAGGAGAATGTGCTTAGCCGAGGCCGCCATGGTCTCGTGTTCAAGGCTTGCTACAATGACGGCACCGTGCTGGCGATCCTACGGCTTCCTTCCACCTCATCTGATGGCGCCGTGGTGATTGAGGAGGGCTCGTTCAGGAAGGAGGCCGAGTCCCTCGGCAAGGTGAAGCACAGGAACCTCACTGTGCTCCGTGGCTATTACGCCGGGCCGCCGCCAGATGTTCGGCTGCTGGTCTATGACTACATGCCCAACGGCAACCTCGCCACGTTGCTGCAGGAAGCGTCGCACCAAGACGGACACATTCTCAATTGGCCAATGAGGCACCTGATCGCCCTCGGCGTCTCACGCGGCCTTGCTTTCCTCCACCAGTCCGGTGTCGTGCACGGCGACGTCAAGCCGCAGAACATCCTCTTCGATGCCGACTTCGAGCCGCACCTGTCCGACTTCGGGCTGGAGCCAATGGTGGTGACGGCtggtgctgccgctgctgcggcggctgcaTCGACGTCAGCTACAACAATAGTCGGTTCGCTCGGCTACGTCGCCCcggacgccgcggccgcgggtcAGGCCACGCGGGAAGGCGACGTCTACAGCTTCGGCATCGTGCTGCTCGAGCTGCTCACCGGCCGGCGCCCCGGCATGTTCGCCGGGGAGGACGAAGACATCGTGAAGTGGGTGAAGCGTCAGCTGCAGCGCGGGGCAGTGGCCGAGCTGCTCGAGCCGGGCCTGCTGGAGCTGGACCCGGAGTCGTCGGAGTGGGAGGAGTTCCTGCTCGGGATCAAGGTCGGCCTCCTCTGCACGGCGCCCGACCCGCTGGACCGCCCGGCCATGGGCGACGTGGTGTTCATGCTCGAGGGCTGCCGCGTCGGCCCGGACATCCCGTCGTCGGCCGACCCAACCTCCCAGCCATCCCCGGCGTGATCACCGGCTCCCCTCGGCCGGCGGCATCACCCGATCCAGTCCACTAGTGTTGTTCCATCCATTTTCCGCTAATTCTTTCTTCTTTAGTTCAGATTAGTCTTAGCTTCATCCAGCCGCGGGGTCAAAACTGACATGTGAGCCCGGGAGCAAGAACACCTGCATTTCCCGCCAAGCAGACCAGAGGCTTGGCCCCAAGTGGGAAAGTAGCCGTTGAGCCCCTTCCTAATCTCGCGGTTAGTGGAGGTGTCAATGGCTGCCGGGGAAGCAAATCACCATGTGGACTGATGCTTGCGCGGCATgttgcggaggaggaggttggtggtggtggcgtcgtGGACTCGCGCATGTGGGGTTCCCCATCGCAACGGCTACTGATGCTCCATCTGTTCTTGGCTGCTCTGCACCCTGtactcccttctctctctctctaggaAATTGATTTCGTGTAGGGGGGCCTGCTTGGCTTCTTCGGATCTTGTCTTTTATTAATCTCCATTTTTTACCATGGGCTTAGATCTTTTGTAATGTTGTGATGTACATCTTGTCTGTATTTTGTTATCCCAATTGGTTCAAGAGGATGGTGGGGGATGAATGATGCTTCATACTACTAGCCGTTAAATCCTTTTTTCCCCTCTGCATGGAATGATTTGTGTATGGCAGTATCTAGCAGTAGTACATCCAAAATACTCTGTGCACTTGTTTTATCCACTGTATGATTAGTTGGGGACCCTACCTATCTATCGGATGAATGGATATATATTACTCTGTGGTCACCTTGTTTTTCTTTGTCAATTGGAGAAAGAAATGGTTGAAACAGTGTATTATAGGCTTGACTGGCCAGCAATGCTGAACGTTTGCTTGGCAGTTGAGGAGATCTTGGTACCACTGTACTTGGTTTGAGCCCCAGAGGCCCCCTTAATACTTTTCTTTGCCTCCTGAATCCGGTCATGTGCGCCATTGAGTAATAATTAGCACCTGCGTTATATCAGTACATCAATGCATTAAATCATGGACTTCAAGGTGCGTAACGTACACTGAAGAGCATGACGTTCGTGGATAGACCATCTCAATGTATAGCAGTGAATGAGCCTTCAATTTGGCCGAGATGGAAATCATGGAATACAGTCAGCCCCTCTTTCCCTGTGTCTCAATGCTGCTTGCTTGTTTTTCCGGAATAGTAATTTCTTACGAGCATCAGGCGGCAGGGGCCCTTGCTACATTTCGGAATCCAGATCATCGCACTGAAATTTTCTTCGTCAGGGAGGGCACGGGCAGATTGGCATGATACGATGACGAAGTGCAGGCTGCCATGATCACACGCAGCACTGCGCGACTGCACGAACACACTTGAAAAGCTCACACCGTTTTTCAGGTTCGGCGCAAGTACTGTAGTAGTCAACAGCCAAGCAAGAATTGCACAATTAGCGCGCACTACGAGTCTACGATTCCTCTCCTTTTGATCTCTGACTCACCTTGTCCTCAAGCGTGTAGACCTGCCTGTAACTCGGGATACCACATCAAAGTTTAGGCATTAGCAATCCCGGATGTCGATACTTCTAACCTGAGCAGAGAGAGGCCGTGAGTAGGGGGAGAGAATGCAACCCATGGCGTCTTGTCAACAAGATGGCATCAATAGTCGTCTATCCTAGTGTCTAGACCTGAATAAATCCTGAACAAGTAGCATGTGGCATGTATAAACAACACGAGGCAAGGCACCAACTGGCAACTCGGCCATCCTGTTAGGGAAGATTAATTACTATAGCTGTAAACTTGTGCTAACAGAATGGGGGAGGATAACTGACCATGTATTCTGGCTGCAACGGTGGTCAGAGAGAGAGACCAACACCAGGCGTGAAATTTGCACTGAAACTCTGCAGAATGCTGTAAATTTTGCTGTAGAGGTTCAGAAAAGGCTGCATGCCGCATGCTGAATTATTGGGGAGCCACCAGCCCGTGCAATCAGTGGCACTGTAAATTTTTGCTGCAGGGGAGTAAACTACTGAGTTCACTCACGGACTGGTGGAACCGGAATCACTTTGGCAGCATGTTTTCCTCTGTAACCAGGGGACACTGGCTTTCTGCAAGATTGCAACAGTACTATATACAATTCTGGATGGAACACAGACGACATTTATGTTTCGGCATGTGCATACTTCTGCTGTCACAATTTCACAGATTCAAGCTAGAGTGTTTTTACTACTCTCCCATCTCGCCCTGTCCCGGCCTACATCCAAGCTTGAAATGCTCACGTTGGAATCTCTTGAAAGATGAAATGGCCCATGTAAAACAGTACATTTACAATCTACTCCAGTCATGGAAGAGAACAGACATCTATGTCCTCCTAGTTCTCATATTGTTGCACGCTCAATTATTGTTTCATTGAGCATTGTTTCCTACCATACACACACCTTTGCATCATTGCTGCCCTACTTTCTTCAGTAGTTTGAAACCTTTCTGCGCCACTAGCTCCTAATTCCAAAACCAAGTCTAGTATGGTGTACTCTAGATCATCTTGGAAACTTGGAAATTGGAACCATCCAACGAAAAGCACATACATCCACCGCTTGATTCTACTGATTGTGCCCGTCAATACCTGTCCCTTTGGAAATTGGAAGCACGTCCTATTGCATTCGCATCTTGTTC is part of the Oryza glaberrima chromosome 4, OglaRS2, whole genome shotgun sequence genome and encodes:
- the LOC127771086 gene encoding probable inactive leucine-rich repeat receptor kinase XIAO yields the protein MPPPPRLLFLLVMLLVVAAPGAPVFGANAPPEVKAEIDALLMFRSGLRDPYAAMSGWNASSPSAPCSWRGVACAAGTGRVVELALPKLRLSGAISPALSSLVYLEKLSLRSNSLSGTIPASLSRISSLRAVYLQYNSFSGPIPQSFLANLTNLQTFDVSGNLLSGPVPVSFPPSLKYLDLSSNAFSGTIPANVSASATSLQFLNLSFNRLRGTVPASLGTLQDLHYLWLDGNLLEGTIPSALSNCSALLHLSLQGNALRGILPPAVAAIPSLQILSVSRNRLTGAIPAAAFGGVGNSSLRIVQVGGNAFSQVDVPVSLGKDLQVVDLRANKLAGPFPSWLAGAGGLTVLDLSGNAFTGEVPPAVGQLTALQELRLGGNAFTGTVPAEIGRCGALQVLDLEDNRFSGEVPAALGSLRRLREVYLGGNSFSGQIPASLGNLSWLEALSTPGNRLTGDLPSELFVLGNLTFLDLSDNKLAGEIPPSIGNLAALQSLNLSGNSFSGRIPSNIGNLLNLRVLDLSGQKNLSGNLPAELFGLPQLQYVSLAGNSFSGDVPEGFSSLWSLRHLNLSVNSFTGSMPATYGYLPSLQVLSASHNRICGELPVELANCSNLTVLDLRSNQLTGPIPGDFARLGELEELDLSHNQLSRKIPPEISNCSSLVTLKLDDNHLGGEIPASLSNLSKLQTLDLSSNNLTGSIPASLAQIPGMLSLNVSHNELSGEIPAMLGSRFGTSSVFASNPNLCGPPLENECSAYRQHRRRQRLQRLALLIGVVAATVLLLVLFCCCCVYSLLRWRRRFIEKRDGVKKRRRSPGRGSGSSGTSTDSVSQPKLIMFNSRITYADTVEATRQFDEENVLSRGRHGLVFKACYNDGTVLAILRLPSTSSDGAVVIEEGSFRKEAESLGKVKHRNLTVLRGYYAGPPPDVRLLVYDYMPNGNLATLLQEASHQDGHILNWPMRHLIALGVSRGLAFLHQSGVVHGDVKPQNILFDADFEPHLSDFGLEPMVVTAGAAAAAAAASTSATTIVGSLGYVAPDAAAAGQATREGDVYSFGIVLLELLTGRRPGMFAGEDEDIVKWVKRQLQRGAVAELLEPGLLELDPESSEWEEFLLGIKVGLLCTAPDPLDRPAMGDVVFMLEGCRVGPDIPSSADPTSQPSPA